A window from Solanum stenotomum isolate F172 chromosome 7, ASM1918654v1, whole genome shotgun sequence encodes these proteins:
- the LOC125870290 gene encoding flowering locus K homology domain-like, translating to MADENFEQPEMGNLHDTENMDNMNSVQDNDNVNDKDNVHDTNHVHDADHVHDADHVHDADHVHNMNNSHDSETIPAVNNAPEETHHSEEVKVTPTDAGTGEEKKWPGWPGQNVFRMLIPIQKVGGVIGRKGEYIKKTCEETKARIKVLDGPPGTTERAVMISAKEEPSLLIPPAMDGLLKVHKQIVDVDSDSANAPPGSGRSVTTRLLVAASQAGNLIGKQGSTIKSIQDTSQCTIRVVGQEHLPLFALPDDNVVEIQGEPAGVHKAVELVASHLRKFLVDHSVVGLFEMQMQMPNARSNQNRPPAGPTQSWTPPPSSFPGSAGGGSGFGPNTRYMPPARQFDNYFPPVDMPPLEKKPRQGPSPYSRDASMGTYGTNVQTQQSMVTKVTQNMQIPLSYADAVIGTSGSNISYIRRASGASIAIQETRGVPGEMTVEITGSASQVQTAQQLIQNSVADAASSMQNMAAGPPSQGYYPHSQGPVYTSPSGDPGHPSGADYGSMYGSSYGY from the exons ATGGCTGATGAAAATTTTGAGCAGCCTGAGATGGGTAACTTGCATGACACAGAAAACATGGATAATATGAATAGTGTTCAAGACAATGATAATGTGAACGACAAGGATAATGTGCACGACACCAATCATGTGCACGATGCTGATCATGTGCACGATGCTGATCACGTGCACGATGCTGATCATGTGCATAACATGAATAATAGTCATGACTCAGAAACCATTCCTGCTGTGAATAATGCACCTGAGGAGACACATCATTCTGAAGAGGTCAAAGTTACTCCAACTGATGCAGGAACTGGCGAAGAAAAAAAATGGCCGGGCTGGCCAGGACAAAATGTTTTCAGAATGTTGATTCCTATTCAGAAGGTTGGTGGTGTTATTGGTCGCAAAGGAGAGTATATTAAGAAGACCTGTGAGGAGACAAAAGCTCGCATCAAGGTTCTTGATGGTCCTCCTGGGACCACTGAAAGAGCT GTGATGATATCTGCAAAAGAAGAGCCAAGCCTATTAATTCCGCCAGCTATGGATGGTCTTTTGAAGGTTCACAAGCAGATTGTTGATGTAGACTCTGATTCAGCTAATGCTCCACCAGGCTCTGGGAGGTCAGTCACGACAAGACTGCTTGTGGCAGCCTCACAGGCTGGAAACTTGATTGGGAAACAGGGTAGCACTATTAAGTCTATTCAAGATACATCTCAGTGCACCATTCGAGTGGTTGGACAAG AGCACCTTCCACTTTTTGCTCTTcctgatgataatgttgttgagATACAAGGAGAGCCTGCCGGGGTGCATAAAGCAGTTGAATTGGTTGCTTCACATCTCAGGAAATTTTTAGTTGATCATAGTGTAGTTGGATTATTTGAGATGCAA ATGCAAATGCCAAATGCTCGATCAAATCAGAACAGGCCTCCAGCTGGACCTACTCAGTCATGGACCCCTCCTCCATCCAGTTTTCCTGGGAGTGCTGGGGGTGGATCTGGTTTTGGACCCAACACTCGGTACATGCCGCCTGCACGAcaatttgataattattttccaCCGGTAGACATGCCACCGTTGGAAAAAAAGCCTCGTCAGGGCCCCTCTCCTTATAGTAGAGATGCTTCAATGGGAACTTATGGTACAAATGTGCAAACACAACAATCTATGGTTACAAAG GTCACCCAAAACATGCAAATTCCTCTGTCCTATGCTGATGCTGTTATCGGGACCTCTGGTTCAAATATTAGCTATATTCGTCGGGCCAGTGGTGCGTCTATTGCAATTCAAGAAACAAGGGGTGTTCCTGGTGAGATGACTGTTGAGATAACTGGATCTGCATCACAGGTGCAAACAGCTCAGCAATTAATTCAG AATTCTGTTGCTGATGCTGCCAGCTCAATGCAGAACATGGCAGCTGGACCACCTTCCCAAGGTTATTATCCTCATTCTCAAGGTCCTGTATACACTTCACCATCAGGTGACCCTGGCCATCCATCTGGTGCTGATTATGGTTCCATGTATGGATCCAGCTATGGTTATTGA
- the LOC125870298 gene encoding probable fructokinase-4 gives MHHHAAISFKPSSNGLFSLNPGIFQNPSFVIGPFRNKLRYSILNCRGIEIPLPKLPPRINSVNNGSTSIAAAVKDVDIATLGNLCVDIVLNVPELPPKPLEQRKAYMEQLSKSPPDKRYWEAGGNCNVAIAAARLGLHCISVGHVGDEIYGRFLIDVLSDEGISIVGMNERSEALNLSSADNETLLCWVLVDPSQRHGFCSRADFSADPAFSWMNRLSTEVKMAIRKSKILFCNGYDFDELSPSLLESALECAVESGTSIFFDPGPRGRSLISGRPEEQRTIGKLLRMSEVLLLTSEEAASLTGINDPILAGQELLNNGVCTKWVIVKMGPKGSILITKSSITCAPAFKVNIIDTVGCGDSFVAAVAFGFIHDLPLSYTLTLANAVGAATATGCGAGRNVASLGKVRELLKESNLNEDEKFWDEVLSDNVNSRDVTVLSKMVVNGNSEVNRVSLLKVVSEVLPKLEFAPKMTGSFK, from the exons ATGCATCATCACGCCGCCATATCCTTCAAACCTTCATCCAATGGCTTGTTCTCTCTCAATCCAGGAATCTTCCAAAACCCTAGTTTTGTAATTGGCCCATTCAGAAACAAGCTTCGTTATTCCATTCTTAATTGCAGAGGCATTGAAATTCCCCTTCCTAAACTCCCCCCACGCATTAATTCTGTCAACAATGGCTCCACAAGTATCGCCGCTGCTGTCAAAGATGTTGATATTGCTACTCTTGGGAATCTCTGTGTCGATATTGTTCTCAATGTACCGGAATTACCTCCTAAGCCTTTAGAACAACGAAAGGCTTATATGGAACAGTTGTCCAAATCCCCTCCCGATAAG CGGTACTGGGAGGCAGGTGGAAACTGCAATGTGGCTATAGCAGCAGCAAGGCTTGGCCTTCATTGCATCTCTGTTGGTCATGTAGGTGATGAGATCTATGGACGGTTCCTCATTGATGTGCTTAGTGATGAAGGTATTAGTATAGTTGGGATGAATGAGCGGAGTGAAGCACTTAATCTTTCAAGTGCTGACAATGAAACACTACTGTGCTGGGTGTTAGTGGACCCTTCACAGAGACATGGTTTTTGCAG TCGTGCAGATTTTAGTGCAGATCCTGCTTTCAGTTGGATGAACAGACTATCTACTGAAGTAAAGATGGCTATTAGAAAATCAAAGATCCTCTTTTGCAATGGTTATGACTTTGACGAACTCTCCCCTAGCCTTCTTGAATCTGCTCTTGAGTGTGCTGTGGAATCTGGGACATCTATCTTTTTTGACCCTGGACCACGAGGTAGGAGTCTTATCTCAGGAAGACCTGAAGAACAAAGAACAATTGGAAAGTTGTTGAGGATGAGTGAAGTGCTTCTACTGACTTCCGAGGAG GCTGCATCTTTAACTGGTATCAATGATCCAATTTTAGCGGGCCAGGAGTTGCTCAATAATGGAGTTTGTACTAAGTGGGTGATTGTTAAGATGGGTCCGAAGGGTTCAATTTTAATCACCAAGTCGAGCATAACGTGTGCACCTGCTTTCAAG GTCAATATAATAGACACCGTGGGCTGTGGAGATAGTTTTGTGGCTGCTGTTGCATTTGGCTTCATACATGACTTGCCCTTGAGTTATACATTAACCCTTGCAAATGCGGTGGGTGCTGCAACTGCTACGGGGTGTGGTGCTGGTAGAAATGTTGCCAGTTTGGGGAAGGTCCGGGAACTATTGAAGGAATCAAATTTGAACGAGGATGAGAAGTTTTGGGATGAAGTACTGAGTGATAATGTGAACTCCCGAGATGTAACTGTACTGTCAAAAATGGTTGTAAATGGTAATAGTGAGGTGAACCGTGTCTCCCTACTAAAGGTGGTATCAGAAGTGCTGCCTAAGCTTGAATTTGCACCAAAGATGACTGGCTCCTTCAAATAG